One part of the Eucalyptus grandis isolate ANBG69807.140 chromosome 10, ASM1654582v1, whole genome shotgun sequence genome encodes these proteins:
- the LOC104424147 gene encoding probable LRR receptor-like serine/threonine-protein kinase At4g29180 → MEYLDLSNNQLTGAIPETLAELQNLRILNLSGNNLIGSVPEALKKRVLDNTLIMSLTGNANLCQANPCPQKKKPKKILIPVVTSILGFFLVLFGALAIIWLIKRKRIPESSERTLRSKNRSFKYGEVSRIIGNFGRVIGEGGFGKVYLGTLDNGTLVAVKMLSESSKQGYKEFHAEAQLLMIVHHGNLVSLLGYCNDSRHMALIYEYMANGNLMQHLLEDHLKVLTWNKRLQIAVDVAQGLDYLHNGCKPPIIHRDLKTTNILLNEDFRAKIADFGLSRAFASENHSYVSTCPAGTPGYLDPEFQSFGNLNKKSDVYSFGIVLFELITGQRATMRSQDGGLSMHILQWLIPIIESGDLQRIMDPRLQGEFDINSAWKVVEIAMSCTKPMAIQRPDINQVLIELKESLVSEARVLLK, encoded by the exons ATGGAATACTT AGATTTGTCCAACAATCAGCTTACAGGAGCAATACCAGAAACTTTGGCCGAATTACAAAATCTTAGAATTCT AAATCTAAGTGGAAACAACCTCATTGGATCAGTTCCTGAAGCTCTTAAGAAAAGGGTTCTGGACAATACTTTGATCATGAG TTTGACAGGAAACGCGAATCTTTGCCAAGCTAATCCTTGCCCGcagaagaagaaaccaaaaaagatCCTCATTCCAGTTGTTACATCAATTTTAGGCTTCTTTCTAGTTCTTTTTGGTGCTTTGGCTATCATTTGGTTAATTAAACGGAAAAGAATACCTG AATCTAGTGAAAGGACTTTGAGATCAAAAAATCGATCATTTAAGTATGGAGAGGTTTCAAGAATCATTGGGAACTTTGGACGAGTGATCGGTGAAGGTGGATTTGGAAAAGTATATCTTGGTACATTAGATAACGGCACCCTAGTTGCAGTGAAGATGCTCTCTGAATCATCAAAGCAAGGGTACAAGGAATTTCATGCCGAG GCTCAACTCTTGATGATTGTTCACCATGGAAACTTAGTTTCTTTGTTGGGATATTGCAATGATTCCAGGCACATGGCATTAATATATGAATACATGGCAAATGGAAATTTAATGCAACATTTATTAG AGGACCATTTGAAGGTCTTGACATGGAATAAGAGACTACAAATAGCTGTTGATGTGGCACAAG GTTTGGATTATTTGCATAACGGTTGCAAGCCACCCATCATCCACAGAGACTTGAAGACTACAAATATCTTGTTGAATGAAGACTTCCGAGCCAAAATAGCTGATTTTGGCTTGTCAAGAGCTTTTGCGTCTGAAAACCACTCTTATGTGTCAACTTGTCCTGCGGGCACTCCTGGCTACCTCGACCCCGA GTTTCAGTCTTTTGGAAACTTAAACAAGAAGAGTGATGTTTACAGTTTCGGAATTGTACTCTTTGAGTTGATCACAGGCCAACGCGCAACAATGAGAAGCCAAGATGGCGGCCTCAGCATGCACATACTTCAATGGTTGATTCCTATCATCGAAAGTGGTGATTTACAAAGGATTATGGATCCAAGGTTACAAGGAGAATTTGACATCAACTCAGCTTGGAAAGTAGTGGAGATTGCTATGTCCTGTACAAAACCAATGGCGATTCAAAGGCCGGACATAAATCAAGTGTTGATAGAGTTGAAGGAGTCTTTGGTGAGCGAAGCAAGGGTTCTCCTGAAATGA
- the LOC104429409 gene encoding probable LRR receptor-like serine/threonine-protein kinase At1g05700: protein MHIFLTLLSWTISNCSMTMERSLAAFSFALLASLASAVVLLVQAQQNPGFISIDCGAPNQYTEEYYNIAYATDEGFIDSGENMQVSSEVIYTYYQQYSKNLRSFPNGTRNCYTLRPDRGKNVTYLIRATFWYGNYDGKNKTPSFDLYIDVNYWATVSSLIYFYEEITYVSQADDIQVCLVNTGNGVPFISALELRPLDDDISPSGLGFLQLHWRCDIGLSSKSPMR from the exons ATGCATATCTTCCTCACACTTCTCTCTTGGACAATCTCAAACTGCTCGATGACAATGGAAAGATCACTTGCAGCTTTCTCGTTTGCTTTGCTTGCTTCTTTAGCTTCAGCAGTGGTTCTTCTGGTTCAAGCTCAACAAAATCCag GTTTTATTAGCATCGACTGTGGGGCACCTAATCAATACACCGAAGAGTATTACAACATAGCATATGCAACGGATGAAGGCTTCATAGATTCCGGAGAGAACATGCAGGTATCCTCAGAGGTCATATATACATATTATCAACAATATTCGAAGAATTTAAGGAGTTTTCCCAATGGAACAAGGAACTGTTACACTTTAAGACCAGATCGAGGCAAGAATGTCACCTATCTGATTAGGGCGACATTTTGGTATGGGAACTATGATGGGAAGAATAAAACTCCTTCATTCGACTTATACATCGACGTTAATTATTGGGCCACGGTGAGctctttgatttatttctatGAAGAAATCACGTATGTGTCCCAAGCAGATGATATCCAAGTGTGCCTTGTGAATACTGGCAATGGAGTGCCCTTCATTTCAGCATTGGAGCTAAGACCTCTTGATGATGACATCTCTCCATCGGGACTTGGATTCTTGCAACTCCACTGGCGGTGTGACATCGGACTAAGCTCGAAGTCTCCTATGAGGtaa